A region of the Acidimicrobiia bacterium genome:
GAGCCCGCGGAGACCAGCACCATGTCGTACCCGGTCGACGTCTCCTCGATCTGCGTGTGCAAGACGTCGTTCAACCGGGCCCCGCCGAAGGCGAAGCTGTCGATCCGGATCCGGTACCGATCCGTCAGTTGGGGGATGAGTTGTCGCACCCAGATCTCGTCGGCCGAATCGAGACCCGGGCCGGTGATGGTGCTGTCGCCGAGCAGTCCCAGCGTCCGGAGCGGCCGGTTCGGATCACCGAACTCCCCGGACGGATCGAGATCGGGGAACGATGGGAAGTCGTGGTGGGCCGCCCACTGCTGCTCCATCCACAGCACAGCAAAGAGCGCCACTCCGGCGGCGCCGGCGCTGCGCGTGAGTCTGCGTACCGGCATCATTATCCGCTCTTCCCGACAACAACGTAGCATGTGCAGCTGCGGAGGTGGATCATTGCGGTTGGGACTCAATCTGGGCTACGCGGGCGTTGGTGCTGAAGAGGCCGTTACCGAGGCGGAACGGCTCGGCTACGACTCCGTGTGGGCGGCAGAAGCGTGGGGTTTTGACGCGGTAACCGTTCTCTCCTGGCTGGCCGCCAGGACGGAACGGATACATCTCGGTTCTGCGGTTCTTCAGATGCCCGCCAGGACGCCGGCAATGACCGCCATGACTGCGTATACGCTCGACGAGTTGTCCGGCGGGCGGATGCGGCTCGGGCTCGGCATGTCCGGTCCGCAGGTCGTCGAAGGCTGGCACGGCGTTCCGTACGGCAAGCCGCTGGGAAAGACCCGCGAGTACGTGTCGATAGTGCGTCGGGTGTTGGAGCGCCGCAAGCGCCTCCAGCACGATGGCATCCACTATCAGATCCCCTACCAGGGGGTCGATGCGACAGGGTTGGGCAAGCCGTTGATGCTCATCGGTCGCCCCACCCGGCCGGATCTCCCTGTATACATCGCTTCGATCGGGCCCAAGAACGTGGCTTTGACTGCAGAGATCGCCGAT
Encoded here:
- a CDS encoding LLM class F420-dependent oxidoreductase, which codes for MRLGLNLGYAGVGAEEAVTEAERLGYDSVWAAEAWGFDAVTVLSWLAARTERIHLGSAVLQMPARTPAMTAMTAYTLDELSGGRMRLGLGMSGPQVVEGWHGVPYGKPLGKTREYVSIVRRVLERRKRLQHDGIHYQIPYQGVDATGLGKPLMLIGRPTRPDLPVYIASIGPKNVALTAEIADGWLPVFFSPEHARDVFWPHLEEGFARSGGGRNRAAFDVAPTVSAVITDNLESGRAQIKPYLALYIGGMGAKNRNFYSDLAGRYGFEKEAGEIQSLYLAGRKEEAIASVPDALVDLTSLVGTREMVRDRLEAWKESGVTSLLVGLTDLTTLRTLAELVL